Proteins from a single region of Campylobacter sp. RM16704:
- a CDS encoding bifunctional riboflavin kinase/FAD synthetase, giving the protein MLNFSMPIQKHKITNLAIGHFDGMHLGHFELFKHLDQNGALFIISKDETNMLTPKNYRANLINFPLVFCDFYKIKNLDGKNFLEFLKQEFPNLEKITVGYDFKFGKERKYSAKDIQNLSSLKTTIVDEFKIQNKSVHTSLIKDLLKEAKVREAKKFLGRFYDIQANVIKGQGIGAKEFFATLNLYAKDFFLPKNGVYATLTQINGQIYKSVSFIGVRSTDDNFALETHILDNDLTNVKIDKVILSFIDFIRDNKKFSDLSLLKLQISKDIKQAKEILGNLNER; this is encoded by the coding sequence ATGCTGAATTTTTCTATGCCTATACAAAAGCATAAAATTACAAATTTAGCCATAGGACATTTTGATGGTATGCATCTAGGGCATTTTGAGCTTTTTAAGCATTTAGATCAAAATGGTGCATTATTTATCATTTCTAAAGATGAAACAAATATGCTAACACCTAAAAACTATAGAGCAAATTTAATCAATTTCCCTTTGGTATTTTGTGATTTTTATAAAATCAAAAATTTAGATGGAAAGAATTTTTTAGAATTTTTAAAACAAGAATTTCCAAACTTAGAAAAAATCACAGTAGGGTATGATTTTAAATTTGGCAAAGAGCGAAAATATAGTGCCAAAGATATACAAAATCTTAGTTCTTTAAAAACTACCATAGTAGATGAATTTAAAATTCAAAACAAAAGCGTTCATACAAGTTTGATTAAAGATTTGCTAAAAGAAGCCAAGGTAAGAGAAGCTAAAAAATTTCTTGGTAGATTTTATGATATACAAGCTAATGTTATTAAAGGTCAAGGTATAGGTGCAAAAGAATTTTTTGCTACTTTAAATTTATATGCTAAAGACTTTTTTTTACCTAAAAATGGCGTATATGCAACCCTAACTCAAATCAATGGACAAATTTATAAAAGTGTGAGTTTTATAGGTGTTAGATCCACTGATGATAACTTTGCCTTAGAAACACATATTTTAGATAATGATTTAACTAATGTAAAAATAGACAAAGTGATTTTAAGTTTTATAGATTTTATAAGAGATAATAAAAAATTTAGTGATTTAAGTCTTTTAAAGCTACAAATTTCAAAAGATATAAAACAAGCAAAAGAAATTTTAGGAAATTTAAATGAGAGATGA
- the tlyA gene encoding 23S rRNA (cytidine-2'-O)-methyltransferase TlyA produces MRFDIFVSTKLNISRNKACEIIENKQILLNGEFKKTSFKITCQNPLEDESLKLTLLEELFVSRAAFKLKHFLQNNTFVIKDKICLDIGSSTGGFVQILHQNKAKHITALDVGTNQLHESLRSLENIQIYENTDLREFKSENLYDVITCDVSFISLMHLIFYIDKFAKNLIILLFKPQFEVGKEAKRDKNGVVKDIKAINQAKDNFEKACAKLGWILQTTQESHLKGKEGNAEFFYAYTKA; encoded by the coding sequence ATGAGATTTGACATTTTTGTTAGCACAAAATTAAACATTTCTCGTAATAAAGCCTGTGAAATTATAGAAAATAAACAGATTTTACTAAATGGCGAATTTAAAAAAACTTCTTTTAAAATCACTTGTCAAAACCCACTTGAAGATGAGAGTTTAAAACTCACGCTTTTAGAAGAACTTTTTGTAAGCAGAGCAGCTTTTAAACTTAAGCATTTTTTGCAAAATAATACTTTTGTTATAAAAGATAAAATTTGCTTAGATATAGGCTCTTCCACTGGAGGTTTTGTGCAAATTTTACATCAAAACAAAGCCAAACACATCACCGCTTTAGATGTAGGTACTAATCAACTTCATGAGAGCTTAAGAAGCTTAGAAAATATTCAAATTTATGAAAACACTGATTTACGAGAATTTAAAAGTGAAAATTTATATGATGTAATTACTTGTGATGTAAGTTTTATATCATTAATGCATTTGATTTTTTATATAGACAAATTTGCTAAAAATCTCATCATTTTGCTTTTTAAACCTCAATTTGAAGTAGGTAAAGAAGCTAAACGCGATAAAAACGGAGTGGTAAAAGATATAAAAGCTATAAATCAAGCAAAAGATAATTTTGAAAAAGCTTGTGCAAAACTTGGATGGATCTTACAAACTACTCAAGAATCACATCTAAAAGGAAAAGAAGGCAATGCTGAATTTTTCTATGCCTATACAAAAGCATAA
- the ligA gene encoding NAD-dependent DNA ligase LigA, whose product MTYQEYLEKVKLAKEWMRAYYEDDEPLASDEEYDKLIRELKEFEASHKEKIAKDSPTQNIAPTIQSEFHKLAHSAKMWSMEDVFDEAELRAWAKRAKCEFDFFIEPKFDGASLNLTYENGILISGATRGDGEVGEDITLNVKEISNIPQKIPYKEKIEIRGEVVILKEDFEKINEKRAKDGLSLFANPRNAASGSLRQLDTSITKERNLKFYPWGVGENSLEFSKHSEVMEFIRNLGFLKDDFVFCIKTLDEVLEKYHELLKKRDQKPMMMDGMVVRVDDLAHCKLLGYTVKFPKFMAAFKFPALEKTTTLLGVNLQVGRSGVVTPVAVLEPVNLDGVIVKSATLHNFDEITRLGVMIGDSVSVIRSGDVIPKITKVFTQRRDGLESKIIKPTLCPECLSELLDEGAFLKCQNLDCKARLVNSIIHFVSKKCLNIDGLGENIVELLFKEGKITNIESIFFLKYSDFEGLEGFKEKKINNLLNSINEAKKCPLSRFITALGIEHIGEVAAKKLAQSFGFEWFMQSYEAYVNLEGFGEQMAKSLEEFTHVNANRIKHFYEILHLEDEKKEIVLNENISNKTFVITGTLSKSRDYFKELIENFGAKVSSSVSKKTDFVLYGSEAGSKFQKAQSLGVKCINEDEFIALLKGVDEI is encoded by the coding sequence ATGACTTATCAAGAGTATTTAGAAAAGGTAAAATTAGCAAAAGAATGGATGAGAGCTTATTATGAAGATGATGAACCTTTAGCAAGTGATGAAGAATACGATAAACTTATTAGAGAATTAAAAGAATTTGAAGCGTCTCATAAAGAAAAAATTGCCAAAGATTCCCCTACGCAAAATATCGCCCCGACTATACAAAGTGAATTTCACAAACTTGCACATAGTGCAAAAATGTGGTCTATGGAGGATGTATTTGATGAAGCTGAGCTTAGAGCTTGGGCTAAAAGAGCTAAATGTGAGTTTGATTTTTTCATAGAGCCTAAATTTGATGGAGCGAGTTTAAATCTTACTTATGAGAATGGTATTTTAATCAGCGGTGCTACAAGAGGCGATGGAGAAGTAGGCGAGGATATTACTTTAAATGTAAAAGAAATATCAAACATACCTCAAAAAATTCCTTATAAAGAAAAAATAGAAATTCGCGGTGAAGTAGTGATTTTAAAAGAAGATTTTGAAAAAATCAATGAAAAAAGAGCCAAAGATGGCTTAAGTTTATTTGCAAACCCCCGTAACGCGGCAAGTGGCTCTTTAAGACAGCTTGATACAAGCATTACAAAAGAAAGAAATTTGAAATTTTATCCTTGGGGAGTTGGGGAGAATTCTTTAGAATTTAGTAAGCATTCTGAAGTGATGGAATTTATTAGAAATCTTGGTTTTTTGAAAGATGATTTTGTATTTTGTATAAAAACTTTAGATGAAGTTTTAGAAAAATACCACGAGCTTTTAAAAAAAAGAGATCAAAAGCCCATGATGATGGATGGTATGGTTGTTAGAGTAGATGATTTAGCCCATTGTAAGCTTTTGGGTTATACAGTGAAATTTCCAAAATTTATGGCAGCATTTAAATTTCCTGCTTTAGAAAAAACAACAACCTTACTTGGAGTAAATTTACAAGTTGGAAGAAGTGGAGTAGTTACTCCTGTGGCAGTGTTAGAGCCTGTAAATTTAGACGGGGTTATAGTAAAGTCTGCAACCTTGCATAATTTTGATGAAATAACTAGACTTGGGGTAATGATAGGCGATAGTGTAAGCGTGATAAGAAGCGGAGATGTCATACCTAAAATCACTAAAGTTTTTACCCAAAGGCGTGATGGTTTAGAAAGTAAAATCATCAAGCCAACTCTTTGTCCTGAGTGCTTAAGTGAGCTTTTAGATGAGGGTGCTTTTTTAAAATGCCAAAATCTAGATTGTAAAGCAAGGCTTGTAAATTCTATCATTCATTTTGTTTCTAAAAAGTGTTTAAATATAGATGGCCTTGGAGAAAACATCGTAGAACTTTTATTCAAAGAAGGAAAAATCACAAATATAGAAAGCATATTTTTCTTAAAATATAGTGATTTTGAAGGCTTAGAAGGCTTTAAAGAAAAAAAGATTAATAATCTTTTAAATTCAATTAATGAAGCAAAAAAATGCCCTTTATCAAGGTTTATTACTGCTTTGGGTATAGAGCATATCGGTGAAGTAGCTGCTAAAAAACTAGCTCAATCTTTTGGCTTTGAATGGTTTATGCAAAGCTATGAAGCCTATGTAAATTTAGAAGGTTTTGGCGAACAAATGGCTAAAAGCTTAGAAGAATTTACCCATGTCAATGCAAATCGCATTAAGCATTTTTATGAAATTTTACATTTAGAAGATGAAAAGAAAGAAATAGTTTTAAATGAAAACATTTCTAATAAAACCTTTGTTATAACAGGTACTTTAAGCAAATCAAGAGATTATTTTAAAGAATTGATTGAAAATTTTGGTGCTAAAGTAAGTTCTAGTGTGTCTAAAAAAACTGATTTTGTATTATATGGAAGTGAAGCTGGTTCAAAATTTCAAAAGGCTCAAAGCCTAGGAGTTAAATGTATTAATGAAGATGAATTTATTGCTCTTTTGAAAGGTGTTGATGAGATTTGA
- the folP gene encoding dihydropteroate synthase: MKILKINPNTDYEKISQYIMPHIVGKKIMSEKTQIHFFLIKELRAPAANILKQDALRVGAELVTHKKVILGKEQTNALLMVTQEQAKKLIEKEKLQDFKLKNLAFFLKSNFDKPKYAKIMGVININEDSFNAQSRVRENEVLEKIKLLISQGADYIDIGAVSSRPGSVYCGKEEEFKRLNKTLDLIYSEKLYEKCIFSLDSFDEYCLEYALNKGFKLINDITGLKNENLAKLALKYNATYTLMHIQNTPQNMQDNPHYEDVLIEVDDFFMQKLKRLNELGLEDVILDVGIGFGKTPWHNMMLIKHLEHFLRFEKKLLIGASRKSVINAYFKSNVEQRLAGTLYLHLEAFKNGASIIRVHDVYEHKQMFELVKAMNELSLE; the protein is encoded by the coding sequence ATGAAAATTCTTAAGATAAATCCAAATACAGATTATGAAAAAATATCCCAATATATAATGCCACACATTGTAGGAAAAAAAATTATGAGTGAAAAAACTCAAATACATTTTTTTCTTATCAAAGAATTAAGAGCACCAGCAGCAAATATTTTAAAGCAAGATGCGCTAAGAGTTGGAGCTGAACTTGTGACACATAAAAAAGTTATACTAGGTAAAGAACAAACTAATGCCTTGCTTATGGTAACACAAGAACAAGCCAAAAAACTTATAGAGAAAGAAAAGCTACAAGATTTTAAACTCAAAAATTTAGCTTTTTTTTTAAAATCTAATTTTGATAAACCAAAATACGCAAAAATTATGGGTGTAATAAATATCAACGAAGATAGTTTTAATGCTCAAAGTAGAGTAAGGGAAAATGAAGTTTTAGAAAAAATAAAGCTTTTAATTTCTCAAGGAGCTGATTATATAGATATTGGTGCGGTTTCTTCAAGACCTGGTAGTGTGTATTGTGGAAAAGAAGAAGAATTTAAACGCTTAAATAAAACATTAGATTTAATTTATAGTGAAAAACTCTATGAAAAATGCATATTTAGTTTAGATAGCTTTGATGAATATTGTTTAGAATATGCTTTAAATAAAGGTTTTAAGCTTATTAACGACATTACTGGTTTAAAAAATGAAAATTTAGCCAAACTAGCTTTAAAGTATAATGCTACTTATACATTAATGCATATACAAAATACTCCGCAAAATATGCAAGATAATCCACATTATGAAGATGTATTGATTGAAGTTGATGATTTTTTTATGCAAAAACTAAAAAGGCTAAACGAGCTTGGTTTAGAAGATGTGATTTTAGATGTAGGCATTGGTTTTGGAAAAACTCCATGGCATAATATGATGCTGATTAAACACTTAGAACATTTTTTACGTTTTGAAAAAAAACTTTTAATCGGAGCTAGTAGAAAAAGTGTGATAAATGCATATTTTAAATCAAATGTAGAACAAAGACTAGCAGGAACGCTTTATCTGCATTTAGAAGCTTTTAAAAATGGAGCAAGCATTATAAGGGTGCATGATGTATACGAACATAAGCAAATGTTTGAACTTGTAAAAGCTATGAATGAACTTTCTTTGGAGTAG
- a CDS encoding DNA polymerase III subunit delta' translates to MNLRNKIIIHNDFELIQEKLIEEYGQKNIRFFIPKNPDLELRLNDLTYDKNAQATARAIMKESYISEVNIKIIVILAKSFREEAQNFLLKLFEEPPKNVYFIIVAPSKNVFLPTILSRFIIEKYKIQKEKMNLDLNLKKINLAGILDFLKKYENIDKHECLELINALSYECFKQDIKLNEEEIEFFYKAYELVKLNAKPMVLLNTLALILYEKINENS, encoded by the coding sequence TTGAATCTAAGAAATAAAATCATTATTCATAATGATTTTGAGCTTATACAAGAAAAGCTAATAGAAGAATACGGACAAAAAAATATCAGATTTTTTATACCTAAAAATCCTGATTTGGAGTTAAGATTAAATGATTTAACCTATGATAAAAATGCTCAAGCTACTGCAAGGGCTATTATGAAGGAAAGCTATATATCTGAAGTAAATATAAAAATTATTGTTATTTTGGCTAAATCTTTTCGAGAAGAAGCACAAAATTTTTTGTTAAAACTTTTCGAAGAACCACCTAAAAATGTTTATTTTATCATAGTAGCACCTTCAAAAAATGTTTTTTTACCAACAATACTTTCAAGGTTTATTATAGAAAAATATAAAATTCAAAAAGAAAAAATGAATTTAGATTTAAATCTTAAAAAAATAAATCTTGCTGGTATTTTAGATTTTTTAAAAAAATATGAAAATATAGACAAACATGAATGTTTAGAATTGATTAATGCCTTAAGTTATGAGTGTTTTAAGCAAGATATAAAACTAAATGAAGAAGAAATTGAATTTTTTTACAAAGCTTATGAACTTGTAAAATTAAATGCAAAACCTATGGTTTTATTAAATACTTTAGCATTAATTTTATATGAGAAGATAAATGAAAATTCTTAA
- a CDS encoding HobA family DNA replication regulator, whose protein sequence is MSNSFLKFTLEQIRENGAYTSWLEERRLEWSPLIASKLSLLLQGYTFIIITDAQRIWFEKYFLSQINANSARPLVPFVSLKGICNKTCNTQEDISLLNDLLSISFPNGYIFFYIGTNIDSNFKIANSKEDSMLWLFDEQLQNSFYLSSKDKYLDYKLISLCKIFEQSLDAVLFSKVEI, encoded by the coding sequence ATGAGTAATAGTTTTTTAAAATTTACTTTAGAGCAAATCCGTGAAAATGGTGCTTATACTAGTTGGCTAGAAGAAAGGCGTCTTGAATGGTCGCCTTTGATTGCTTCAAAACTATCTTTACTTTTACAAGGTTATACTTTCATAATCATTACTGATGCCCAAAGAATTTGGTTTGAAAAATATTTTTTAAGTCAAATTAATGCAAATTCAGCAAGGCCTTTAGTCCCTTTTGTTTCTCTAAAAGGGATTTGCAATAAAACTTGTAATACTCAAGAAGATATATCATTACTCAATGATCTTTTAAGTATATCATTTCCTAATGGCTATATATTTTTTTATATAGGAACAAATATTGATTCTAATTTTAAAATTGCAAATTCTAAAGAAGATAGTATGCTTTGGCTTTTTGACGAACAATTGCAAAATAGTTTTTATCTTTCTTCTAAAGATAAATATTTAGATTATAAATTAATTTCCTTATGTAAAATATTTGAGCAAAGTTTAGATGCTGTGCTTTTTTCTAAGGTAGAAATTTGA